The following coding sequences lie in one Phragmites australis chromosome 8, lpPhrAust1.1, whole genome shotgun sequence genomic window:
- the LOC133926972 gene encoding cytochrome P450 734A4-like — protein MEEEASSGWWWTWRAAAVAAAGACLLLLHVAARVADALWWRPRRLEAHFARQGVRGPPYRLLVGCVREMVALMAEAAAKPMSPPDSHNALPRVLAFYHYWRKIYGPTFLIWFGPTPRLTVADPELVREILLTRADAFDRYEAHPVVRQLEGDGLVSLHGDKWALHRRVLTPAFYPDNLNRLAPQVGRSVAALAERWRVMASAGGGEVEVDVAEWYQAVAEEAITRATFGRSYDSGRVVFRMQARLMAFASEAFRKVLVPGYRFLPTKKNRLSWRLDREIRRGLVTLIGRRSDEADVDEDAELNDKVGNGFRDLLGLMINAAGKKAEAPAIPVEDMLEECKTFFFAGKQTTTNLLTWATVLLAMHPDWQDRARREVLAVCGADELPSKEHLPKLKTLGMILYETLRLYPPAVATIRRAKRDVTLGELAIPCDTELLIPIMAIHHDPKFWGPDATQFNPARFAGGAARAAKHPLAFIPFGLGPRMCIGQNLALLESKLTLAIVLQRFELTRSPSYVHAPTVLMLLYPQYGAPVIFRPVSSQPSVSN, from the exons CGTGGAGGGCGGCGGCCGTCGCCGCGGCGGGGGCGTGCCTGCTCCTCCTTCACGTGGCGGCGCGGGTGGCCGACGCGCTGTggtggcggccgcggcggctggAGGCGCACTTTGCGCGGCAGGGGGTGCGCGGCCCGCCGTATCGGCTCCTCGTCGGCTGCGTCAGGGAGATGGTCGCGCTCATGGCGGAGGCGGCCGCCAAGCCCATGTCGCCGCCCGACTCGCACAACGCGCTCCCCAGGGTGCTAGCCTTCTACCACTACTGGAGGAAGATCTACG GGCCGACGTTCTTGATATGGTTCGGGCCGACGCCGCGGCTGACGGTGGCGGACCCGGAGCTCGTCCGCGAGATCCTCCTGACGCGCGCGGACGCCTTCGACCGCTACGAGGCGCACCCCGTCGTCCGGCAGCTCGAGGGCGACGGCCTCGTCAGCCTCCACGGCGACAAGTGGGCGCTCCACCGCCGCGTCCTCACCCCGGCTTTCTACCCCGACAACCTCAAC CGGCTGGCCCCGCAAGTCGGCAGGTCGGTGGCGGCGCTGGCGGAGCGGTGGCGGGTTATGgcctccgccggcggcggcgaggtggaggtggacgtgGCGGAGTGGTACCAGGCGGTCGCCGAGGAGGCCATCACACGCGCCACGTTCGGCCGCAGCTACGACTCCGGCCGCGTCGTGTTCCGCATGCAGGCGCGCCTCATGGCCTTCGCCTCCGAGGCTTTCCGCAAGGTCCTCGTCCCCGGGTACCG GTTCTTGCCTACCAAGAAGAACCGGCTGTCGTGGAGGCTGGACAGGGAGATCAGGCGGGGGCTCGTCACGCTCATCGGGCGGCGCAGCGACGAGGCCGATGTGGACGAAGACGCAGAGCTCAACGACAAGGTGGGCAACGGGTTTCGGGACCTGCTGGGGCTCATGATCAATGCAGCCGGCAAGAAGGCGGAGGCACCGGCGATACCCGTAGAGGACATGTTGGAGGAGTGCAAGACGTTCTTCTTCGCCGGCAAGCAGACGACCACCAACCTGCTCACCTGGGCCACCGTGCTCCTCGCCATGCACCCGGACTGGCAGGACCGCGCCCGCCGGGAGGTCCTCGCTGTCTGCGGCGCCGACGAGCTCCCGTCCAAGGAGCACCTCCCCAAGCTCAAAACG CTGGGCATGATCCTGTACGAGACACTGAGGCTGtacccgccggcggtggcgACCATTCGCCGTGCAAAGCGCGACGTCACCCTCGGCGAGCTCGCGATCCCTTGCGACACCGAGCTGCTCATCCCGATCATGGCGATCCACCACGACCCCAAGTTCTGGGGCCCCGACGCCACCCAGTTCAACCCCGCGAGGTTCGCCGGCGGCGCGGCCCGGGCAGCGAAGCACCCGCTGGCGTTCATTCCCTTCGGGCTCGGGCCCCGGATGTGCATCGGCCAGAACCTGGCGCTCCTGGAGTCCAAGCTCACGCTGGCGATCGTGCTCCAGCGGTTCGAGCTCACGCGCTCGCCCAGCTACGTGCACGCGCCGACGGTCCTGATGCTGCTCTACCCGCAGTACGGCGCGCCCGTGATCTTCCGGCCCGTCTCATCTCAGCCCTCCGTTTCCAACTGA